The Fusobacterium necrophorum subsp. necrophorum genome includes the window CTTTCATACTTGTAGCAATCTCGTCAAAAAGTGCATCAATCTTGGTGCTTTCTTCAAAGGTTATTCCTTTGTATAGAGGATAGACTTTACCTTCAAAGTTATCATGACTTGGATATACCTTAGTTCCTGTTTGTTCAAGAGAAATATCCGCTACTTTATCCTTATCAACTACTGCATAGTAATATCCTACTTTTATGGCTATTTTATTATCATAAGATATATCTTTTGTTTCTAGTACACTTTCTTTTTCTTTGGATAATTCACTTAAATATTCATTGTACCTGTGTTCAAGTTCAATTCGCAGTTTTTTGACATCATCTAAACTTTTCATATCGTCCGGAAGATTGCCTTGTCTTTTGGCAACTTCTCTCATAACTTTTGCGTATTCTCTTTGAAAAACACTTGAAAAATCGGCAAGTGTATTGTTACCTAAAATTTGCCTTGCTTTAAGTACAGTTCTTTGTAAATCTTCATCATTTTTCAAAGTTTCGTACAAAATATCCGAAATATTTTTAATGGAATTTATTTGGGGATACTTTATTTTTTCATCCTCTATTGATTCATCTATCTTTCCTAAAAACTTATCCACTGTACTTGAATAAGTTAAGCTATTAGTATTTGTATATACTACTCTATATTCTCCATCATTATTTTTAAAAAAAGTAAAACGGGCTAAATCCGATAATTCTTTATCTTCCTCAAAAGGATTATATTCCTCAAACCTTAAACCATCGCTATATACAAAGTTTTTAAAATACGGGAATAACTTCTTATAATCATCTTTACTCGATACTACAGTCATAGATTCTTTTTCTAAAATATCCTTAACTACATTATCTATACTATCTATACCGTATTCTTTATTTTCCTTGCTCAGTTCAATTTGCTCATAAAGATACTGAAAATCTCTTTGGTTTACCTCATTTCCATCCCCGATATCCATTCTGAAGTGTTCTTCTACTTTACCATCTACAATATGATCAAAATAGAATTTAGAATAACCTACCCACTCGTCAGTCATTTCTCCATATTCATCTTCACCTACCGTTTTGTTATGAACTCTGATTTTTTCGTCAAGCTCTTTGATTTCATCAAGCAATTCTTTCGTAACAAGTTCTCCGGCATACTCTTTTTCTATAAGACCCAAACCTTCATTAAATTCTACAACCCAATAATCTCTACGATTCCCTATTTCAGAAACAGATTCTTCTTTGAAAGACTCATTTCTATCTGCTATATTTTCTTTTATATCTTCCCTGTCTTCTGTCTGCTCTGTAAGCTCTTCCTTTTTTATATATCTGTCACTTTCAATAAGAGTTTGTATCCTTTTTGCCACCTGATTCCAGTTTAGAAAACTATCCTTGCAATGTTCTTTTTCAAGCTTTATCCCTTTCGCATCGTGCCATTCACCACTTCCTCTCGCACCGGATAGAGCATGAGAGCGACCGCCTGTTCCATATTCATTTTTCAGAAAATCCATCTTCTCTTGAAGGGTATGGGACTTTCCAAAAAACTCAATGATCCTTTCTTTTCCTCCGGAAATTCCACTGCCCCTACGCAGATTCTCATCCATTTCATCTTCGGTAATAAAGCTTTTTATATTGGGTATTTCCGTCAGACTTGATGTCAATTCTTTTCTTAGAATCTCCAAGTCTTGTATTCTTTGCAGGATGTCATTTAACTTATGATAGTGGAAGCGTAATATACTTGGATCGGTATCGTAGTCTTGCAAGAAGGTTTCATATTCTTTCTTGAGCGTATTTCTAAACTCTGCACTGCTTAGTTTTTCTGTCAACTCCTCGGTTTGATCCGGGAATCCACTTTTTTCCGTTTGATTCAGAAGAGATAGATAGTTTTGCTTTACTTCATCAGCAAGATCCTTGTTCAAAAACCAAAGCATCTCCGCAAGTTCTTTTCGCTCGTGAGAAAAGGCTTCTGCCACTTCCACATTGGTGGCATATTGACCTTTTTCGATTAGTTCTCCGATACGATTGGCAGCATCGATCCATGAAAAAACTTGAGATGGATTTTCTTTTGAAGAAGTGTCGTTGGATAGATAAATTCCCTCTGTATCGTACCATGCACAAACCTTGTTCCCTTCCACTTCATATCCGTTTCCGCCCTGAAAGTTCCTTTGAAGAAAATCAGCCAATTCTTCCACACTCTTACCTTTGGAATATTCTGCAAGAACTTTTAATCGTAGAAGATCCTCGTTTCCTCCATGAATCAAAACAGTATCAATTTCTTCTTGCTGCATTGGTAATTCAAATCTTCCCTGAATTCCTACGTTTTGAGCAAAAGAAAAAGAAGCCCTATCGACTTCTTTCCCTTCATTTCCTATATCATCTTGTTCTATTTTCTGTTTATTTTCTTCATGATACTCATCTATGCCCAAACGATCTGTTCCATTGCCATTCTTGTAAGTGTCATATCCAAGTTCTTTTTCAATCCTGCGTACTTCAGAAAATCCTGATCCTGCATCTTGGTTGTCATTCCCCAAGCTTCTTTCATTCTCATCTCTTCTATATCCATGAAGTTCTCCACTTGTTCCTGAATGTCCAACAGATGATCCATTAGGTTTTTTTCCATCAGCATAACCTGATATTCTTCCCCTTTTTCCTCTTTGAGATATTTCAGTCTCGCTTTGCCAAATCGGTTCAGTTTGCTTAAGTTCAGTTTCTCCGGCAGTTTCATATTCGGAATTAACACTTCCGATCCGTCCTCCATCTTCTCCAATCTGTAAGTCCCTCCCTGTCTCTCGAATGGACTCTCTTTCACGATAGGTGTATAAATCTCGCCCTCCAGAAGGTATTCCTTCTTCGCCAGTACTACGGTTTCTTTCATCTTCTAAGCCTCCTTCTTTTATTTCTTTTTCATTTTCTATAATTTCGGTAGTTCTGTTAATTTCATCTGAAACATTATTATAACGCTCCTTATAGTTTTTTGTCTGCTCCCTTTTTTGAATTTCTGAAAACTTTTCTCTTTCTTCCACTTTTGAAATTTCTCTACCGATATCCATAAGTATTCTTTTCACATTGTTTGAAGTATAGGCAAGTAATCTGTCAATATCTTGCGTACTTGAAACTCTTGAGAGCATTTCTAATTTTTCCCTATCCCCTAAAAAACGAAGTCCCATTCTTTCATATACCGAAACCTTTGCAGATTCTTCTAAAAAATGAAGTATATTTACTTTACTGTTTTCTTTTAAGGTTTCATCATTTAAAGAATTAAGCACTTTATTTAATATCTGCCTTGTATATAGCGAAACAAGTGTATTTATCTTATCTTCTGTAGAAAATATAAGGTTACTATTTTTTTCTTTAAAAGTATCAATCAGGGTATCTAAGGCAGTTATATGCTTTTCATTATGATACTTCCATAATTTTACTTCAGAAATATTATGATTTAAGCTCACTGTTTGACTTACATCAAAAATATATTTTATCTTCTCTCTTTCAATGTCTAAAACAGGTATTCCTTTTTCTCCCCTGCTTACATTTCTTCCGATGCTTTTCCAATAGTCATATTCCGCACAGGCTGTTGCCTTTTCATTTACTGTATATATGCTAAGTTGATTAAAATACGGATATTTATAGTTGTTTCCCACTACCTTAAGATAGGTTTCATACCTATCTATATCTTCTTTAAATTCTTCTTTTGCAAAATCAAGAATTTGTTTGACTTCATCAAATTCATATCTTGGCACTGTATCTCCCTCCTTTTTCTTCTTATTTTCATGTCTTTTTTCTTCTGCTTTATCCTTTGATGTATATGCTTTTTCCCAATTATAAAACTGATTGATAGAGCTTATCGCCTTATCTGCAATATAGTGGATATAATCGGTATTGCCTCGTCTTTTATACCATTTTTCTCTTTTCAGTCCGCTACTTTCCATAAATGATATTGCCATTTCTACATTTCCTGTATAGTAAAGCAGCCTTTGTAGCATAAAAAAATCAGCCTCTGACCTACTGTTAAAATAGCTTTCATAATTACCATAGTAAATTTGTCTTAAATCTTCTCCTGCATATGAAAAATATCCCCTGTCAAATAACTTTTCTAATATGTCCTGATCCCCATTGTAAGAAGTAATCGTTGGACTTCTTTTATTTTCAGCACTAATTTTATTTGTCTTTGGCATATATTTTTCATATAAGGGCTTTAGCTCACTGTCAATACTTTCTATTTTGCTCCTATCTCTATCCTTTATAACATTACCGGTAACTGTAAAAAATCTATCTTTATCATAGATTTCAAGATTTTTATACCTTTTTCTTTCTCCCGGTACTTCACCTTTTCCTATAAAATGGAGTCCCGTTTTTGATGGAGATATTTCAGCATAGGTGGAAATTCCTCTTAAAAAATCAGCTGTCATAGACTTTGCATGATAATCCATACTATACGCCATAATGTCATCACTTACTTTATCTATATCTATGCCTATATATCCGTCTCCCAACATAAATCCAAGACCATCACCAATATTTTGATTAAGTGCTGCTATGCAATCTTCATAAGAATTCCATGTCGTTTTATCATTGGATTTGGCAGGTTTTCCGTTTGGCATTAAGGGTAATTTCGTATTCTTCCCATCTCTTTGAATGATTTTATACAAACACCAGCGTTTCTCTCTTTTTAGTTCATCAGGAATATTTTCATAATTTTTTATGAGGTCATTCATAACGATCACCTCAACTATATTTCCATTCCCTTATCTTTTTTAGTTATCTTTACAGCCCTTACTTTTTCTTCCTTCTTGATTTTTTGCTGATTTTCTTTTAATTTTTTAAGTACAGACGGTTTTTTCTCTGTCTGTTCCTTTTGACTTTCTTTTTCATTTATGCTTTGTTCCCTTTTTTCTATCAGGGTTTTCTCTTTATTCAGATTGTCTTTCCCTAATTTTTCTTCATCTTTTTGGATTTCTTTGGATAGATTATCTAATTTTTCAAGGCAACTATCCAGTTTCTTTTGTTGATCCTTAATAAAATCCTGCATGGAGTTTACCAATCCTTTTACAATTCCTATTTTCATCTGTACAAATTTTTCCTGTGCTTTGGTAAGGTTATAGGAAAGCTGATGTTTCATATTGTCATACAGATGTTTGATACTTCCAACGGCTTTTTCCTGTAAATTAATAAGGGTATTGCCTACATTCTTGATATCTCGCACAATCAGTGAGCTTAACCCTATATTTTCCATTTCATTTAATCGTTTGATTTCTTCTTTAAGTCCTGTGATTTCTTCTTTGAGTGCTTTTAACTCTTCAATATTTGCATCAAAGTCCTTATTTTTCATCTCATCTTTGAGTTCCTCTGCTATATTAAGCTGCTGATCGGTATGTTCTTCTAAGAAGTCCGCTGTTTTGGTATATTCCTCTTGAATCTCCTGCATAACATTTTTTGTTTGATTTTCCTGTGATTGTAATACTTCGTTCTTATCCATACTTATCCTCCTTCGTTTTTTCAATTGTTTTATTCCATCCTTTTATCGAATCCACCTTAACTCCGTAATACCTTTGTATCCCACCTCCCATATAAACCATGCAAAGGCAATGGCACTGCTTTTGTATTTCTCAAATTCTCCGTTTTTGGCACAATTTAATCTTTTGGAAAATACATATACTCTTTTTGGTGGATACTTTCTAAATAACTCATATCTTGATTGACCTTCTAAAAATGCCAATCGAAAGAGCATTGCTATTTTTACGCCCTCTCCTGATATTTCAAGTGCGTGTCGTAAAAATTCGTCTGCACAAAAATATGGTGGATTCGTTACTATATCCATTTTATTTTCTGTTACTGTAAAAAAATCAACTTCTCTTTCTTCTCCATATCCTCTATAACAAATATCTGTCGCTTTTACCGTATAACCGTACTCTTCCAAAACTTTTCCGATATGTCCCATTCCGCAAGCCGGCTCATAGACTAAGGAAAGACCTCACAATTGGCAAAATAAAAAAAGAATGGGGATAACAGGGTAAAAAATTGATATTTATTCCCCATTATCTCCATGTTTCTCTTTGTTGTGCCCGATTTTTCGTTTTTCGGGCACAACAAATTAAGCACTCAGGCTCCGCCTCTGTGCGATCAATAGATTCGCCAAGCTACACAGGATATTTAGCTTCGCCTCCTGTTTCTTAAGTCCTTTATATCTCGTCTTTCGATAGCCAAACCTTGCTTTGATGATCCCAAAGACATGTTCTACTTTGGATCGAATTGATGATTTCTCCCTCTCTCTTCGTTTGATCTGTCCTTTCGATCTCGCACTCTTCTCCCTGCTCTGTGAACGTCTCTTGTTGATTTTGTAGTTGATCTTTTGTCCTTTTTTGTTTCTCTTTCTTGCTTCCTCCCGTCGCTCTGCCCCCAAATAACCGCTATCTCCATAGACTTCTTTTTCTTCTCCTGTTAATAACTCCGGCACCATCGTTACATCGTGTACGTTCGCTGCACTTACTTTCACGCTGTGTACCAAACCGTTTTTAGCATCTACCCCTATATGGGCTTTGTATCCGAAGTACCAATTGTTTCCTTTCTTTGTTTGATGTGCCTCCTTGTCTCTTTGTTTACTTTGGTTTTTTGTGGAGGAGGGAGAGGAGATGATAGTGGAGTCTACTATGGTTCCTTTTTTGAGAAGGAGTCCTTGGTTACGAAGACGATCTACTACCTGTCCAAAGAATTGTTGCTGTAGATTGTTTTGCTCAAGAAGATGACGGAATCTGCCTAGAGTATCTCCATCAGGAACTTGGTTGCTGGAAGTGATGTAGCAAAACTCCGAGAAGGATCTGCTGTCGATGACTTCCGCAACGGTTGCCATGTCCGAGAGGTTATACAGGTTCTGTAGGATATAGAGTCGTAGCATCAATTCTATTTCGTAGGGTTTGTTTCCACGTTCTGCTTTGTAATAGAAGGGTTTAATGAGTTCTATCCATTCTTCCCAAGGGATGATTTGATCGATTTGCTTGAGAAATTCTTTTTTCTTTGTTTTGACACTTAGAAGTTCGTCTGTAAGAATGGATAGATTTAGTTGTTTGTTCATGGCTCTCCCTCGTTCTCTATTATGCAGTATGGTTTCTAATTACTGGGTTTGATTCTGTTTTATATCTTTTATTTTATCATAGTTTTGTTCCTTATAGGGAACTATTAGCTCTTTTTGTGCGGTATTTCCCTAAAGATTTAAACTGTTCTCTTTTTAAAAGTTCATGAATTGCCCTTTTATCGGTAGCATAAAAATCCAATTTCTCTCTGTCTTTACTGAATTTTATTAGCGTATCAAACATAGGCTACTCCTTTTTATATCGGGATAATTCATTTTTTATCTCATGCTCTATTGTTTTTAAAAATTCTTCCTTTGAAGACTTTCCCTGTGCAATCTCCGACAGCTGCATTTCCCACTGTGCGGTAGTTTCTGCTGATTTAAATCTATCAGCTACTATCGTTACAAGGCTGATTCCTTTATGCGTTGCAATCAAATTTTTCTTATCTCTTTGAATAAAGCCTTTGTAAATTAGATTTTCTATAATCCCTGCACGAGTTGCCGGTGTGCCAAGTCCTTTTCGTTCGACCTCTACCCTTTTTTCAAGTGCTTTATTTCCTGCCAATTCCATGCTTTTTAATAGGGTGTTTTCTGTAAAGTGTTTTGGAGGCTTAGTATATTTTTCTTTAATCTCTTTATTTTCAATGCTTAAAACATCTCCAATACTTACATCAGGAAGCTCCATATCCTCATTCTTCTTGGATTTGTATTCTTTAAGATATTTTGTAAAGCCTTCATCTATAATGACTTTTCCTGAACTTGTAAATTCAAAGCCGTCAAAAATTGCTACAATCTTAGTAGTATTCTCGATTAAAGGATAACCTACACTTGCGTGTAGCTTATTAAAAATAAGCCTATACACTTTTGCTTCACTCTCTGGAATACTCGATAAATCTTCACTCATTGAACTTACTGTCGGTATAATAGCATGATGATCCGTTACCTTGCTTGAATTAAAAATGACCTTAATACGCTGTGTATCAAAGTCATTTTGTCCCAATATGTTGTTTATCATACTTGTAATCATATCTGTTGTAAGGTATCTGCTGTCCGTTCTCGGATAAGTAATAAGTTTTTTCTCATACAGACTTTGAGCATAATCAAGGGTTTGCTTTGCACTATATCCAAAATACTTATTACACTCTCTTTGGAGCGTAGTTAAGTCATAGGGTAAGTCGGGCTTTGTGATTTTTTCTTTCTGAATGACATCGGTAATTTCAATCCTATCGCCTACTAAATTTAAGAGCTGCTCAGCTGCTATTTCATCATCAATTCCGTCTGTGGAAAGTATAAAACCGTCCATAGATAGCTCTACGGTATAGTATTTCTCTTTCTTGAAATTTGCTATCTCGTCATCTCGTTTTACAATCATGGCAAGAGTCGGTGTCTGCACTCTGCCAACAGAGTAATTCTGCTTGTAAAGGCAAGAATAAAGTCTGCTCAAATTCATTCCGACAAGCCAATCTGCTATCGCTCTTGCCTGTGCCGATTCAAAGAGATTATCATAGTCCTTTCCTTCTTTTAGATTATCAAATCCCTCTTTAATGGCACTGTCTTCCATAGATGAAATCCAAAAACGTTTCATTTTCTTTTTACAATGAGCCTCACTATATACCAGTCTAAAAATACTTTCTCCCTCACGTCCTGCATCGCAAACATTGATTACAAATTCTACATCCTTATCATTCATCAGCTTTTTAAGGATGTTAAACTGCTTCTTGGTTGCCTTTGCTACTTCATACTTATAGTCCTTTGGAATAATCGGTAAATCTTCTATATTCCACTTTGCATACTTTTCATCATATCTTTCAGGATTGGACATCTGAATCAAATGTCCAATGCACCAAGAAACTATATATCCGTTCCCCTCATAATATCCATCTTTCTTTTTCGTTGCTCCAAGCACCTTTGATATGCTTATTGCCACACTCGGTTTTTCACTTATTACCAAAGTTCGCATAAATTCCTCCTTTTTTCATAAAAAAAGAGCGAAAGATTTTTCTCTCGCTCACAGTTTTCTCTTAAATGCTACATCATATTTAAGAAAATTTTATATTTATTATTCTTTATTTCTTTACTCTCCAATAGCCATCTTTCGCACTACCGGTATATTCAATTACTTTTTCATCAGTCAATTTCTTCAAATCTCTCTATTGTTCGTTCTGAAACATAGAGTATTTTTGATAAATCAAGGGCAGTAATTTTTGAATTTCCCTCAATAATTTCAATAATATGTTTTCGTCTATCATCAGGTTTTAATTTTTGACCGACATTTTGACCGACATTTTTTGCATCATAGTTTAGATTTTTCAAAATCGTAAAAAAAGCACTTTCTGTATTTTCATCTTCCCATCAAATTTATCTTATGTTTTTCACTAATTCTATCATAATATCTATTACAGCATCAAAATTTATTTCTCCTGCATAACTAAATCTTTTTTGATAGCTACTCCACCTTGTTTTGAGGTCTTTTTCCATTTTTAAGTCGACTAATACATCAAG containing:
- a CDS encoding conjugal transfer protein, which codes for MDKNEVLQSQENQTKNVMQEIQEEYTKTADFLEEHTDQQLNIAEELKDEMKNKDFDANIEELKALKEEITGLKEEIKRLNEMENIGLSSLIVRDIKNVGNTLINLQEKAVGSIKHLYDNMKHQLSYNLTKAQEKFVQMKIGIVKGLVNSMQDFIKDQQKKLDSCLEKLDNLSKEIQKDEEKLGKDNLNKEKTLIEKREQSINEKESQKEQTEKKPSVLKKLKENQQKIKKEEKVRAVKITKKDKGMEI
- a CDS encoding IS5 family transposase, which gives rise to MNKQLNLSILTDELLSVKTKKKEFLKQIDQIIPWEEWIELIKPFYYKAERGNKPYEIELMLRLYILQNLYNLSDMATVAEVIDSRSFSEFCYITSSNQVPDGDTLGRFRHLLEQNNLQQQFFGQVVDRLRNQGLLLKKGTIVDSTIISSPSSTKNQSKQRDKEAHQTKKGNNWYFGYKAHIGVDAKNGLVHSVKVSAANVHDVTMVPELLTGEEKEVYGDSGYLGAERREEARKRNKKGQKINYKINKRRSQSREKSARSKGQIKRREREKSSIRSKVEHVFGIIKARFGYRKTRYKGLKKQEAKLNILCSLANLLIAQRRSLSA
- a CDS encoding DNA topoisomerase 3, encoding MRTLVISEKPSVAISISKVLGATKKKDGYYEGNGYIVSWCIGHLIQMSNPERYDEKYAKWNIEDLPIIPKDYKYEVAKATKKQFNILKKLMNDKDVEFVINVCDAGREGESIFRLVYSEAHCKKKMKRFWISSMEDSAIKEGFDNLKEGKDYDNLFESAQARAIADWLVGMNLSRLYSCLYKQNYSVGRVQTPTLAMIVKRDDEIANFKKEKYYTVELSMDGFILSTDGIDDEIAAEQLLNLVGDRIEITDVIQKEKITKPDLPYDLTTLQRECNKYFGYSAKQTLDYAQSLYEKKLITYPRTDSRYLTTDMITSMINNILGQNDFDTQRIKVIFNSSKVTDHHAIIPTVSSMSEDLSSIPESEAKVYRLIFNKLHASVGYPLIENTTKIVAIFDGFEFTSSGKVIIDEGFTKYLKEYKSKKNEDMELPDVSIGDVLSIENKEIKEKYTKPPKHFTENTLLKSMELAGNKALEKRVEVERKGLGTPATRAGIIENLIYKGFIQRDKKNLIATHKGISLVTIVADRFKSAETTAQWEMQLSEIAQGKSSKEEFLKTIEHEIKNELSRYKKE